The Longimicrobium sp. genome includes the window GTCCGCGCAGGCGGAACTTCGTGACGTTCCAGCCTCGGTTTCAACCGCCGGGACGAGGGCCGTGGGTAACTCGCCGGATCGGCACACGCACCCAACCCCGAAGTGTACCCCCTCTCCCACGCTGTTTGTGGGAGAGGGTGGACGAGCCTAAGCGAGGACGGGTGAGGGCCCCACGGCAGCCGAGGCCTCGGGTTCGAGGACCGCTGCCGCGCCCGAGCTTGTACGTGCCCCGGGCTAGATCCTTCGGCCCGCAATGGCTGTGCTGCAGGCCAGTACGGTGCGCCTGGGCCTCAAGGATGACAAAATGCCCGCGCGCGCGACGAAGCCCCGTCAGCCGGCCGGGTGAAAGCCCTTCCGCGCGGCGCGATACACCTCGTGCGCCTCGGCGTCCGGCTGCAGCACCACGCCCGTTCGGTCCGCCGTCGCGAACTCCATTGCGTCCCCGATCACTCCCAACCGCTCGAACGCGATCAGGGCGGCTCCGCGCAGCGTGGTTTCCGGATCAGGCGCTAGGCGCAACGGCCGGCCGAGCGCATCCGCCACCATGCGGGCCCACGCGGGCGACGCATGCAGCGCGCCGCCGCCAGCCACCACCTCCGCGGCCGGACCGCCGTCCGCCTCTACCGCCTCCAGCGCGTCCGCCATCGTGAACGCCGCTGCTTCCAGCCACGCCCGCGCGATCTCCACCGGCCCCGTCGCGGGCGTCATCCCCGCCATCACCGCCCATTGCGGGCCCCCGGGGCGGGGCGGACGCTCCGGTACCAGGCGCGGAACCACCACCATCCCGTGCGCCGCCGGGCGCATCGCGGAGAGCTGCGCCTCCAGCTCGTCCGCGGGCGGAAGGGCCAGCACGTGGCGCAGCCAGGCGAAGATGTTCCCCGCGTTCGACGTCGCACGTCCCGTGACGGTGCGCCGTGCATCAAGGCGGTAGCACCAGAGCCCCGGCGGAACAGTCGGCGCGGGATCGTCACGCAGCACGCGCACCGCCGCCGTCGTGCCTACCGTCAGCCCGACCGTGCGGCCGACCGCGCCCATACCCAGGCTGGCGCACCCACCATCACCCAAGGCGGGAAACCACGGGACCGACGCCAGCTCCGGCCAGCGGCTGGCGAACTCGGGCCTCAGCCCCCGAAGCGGCTCGTCACTGATCTGCGGCAGGCGCTCGGGCGAGAGGCCGACCGCGTCCAGAACGGCATCGTCCCAGCCCATCAGGCGCAGGTCCATCAGCCCCGTGCCGGACGCCATCGACAGCGACGTGCGCGCCACGCCGAACAGCCGCAGCCCCAGCACCTCGCCGATGGAACCCCAGGTAGCGGCGCGCGGGAAGGTATCGCCCGCCCGGCCCCGGAGCCAGACCAGCCGCGCCGCCGGATACGCCTCGTGGACGAAGCCGCCGGTCCGCCGGTGCACCTCGGCTGAGTCGAGCCGCGCACGCAAGACCTCTGCGGCGGCGCGGGCGCGGCCGTCGCCCCAGCCGGTGAGCGGCGTGACGGGGCATCCCTCCGCGTCCATCCCCACCAGGCCGTGCCAGAAGGTGGCGAGCGCCACGGCGGCGGGGTCGATCCCGGCTTCGCGGCCGATCGCCACCGCCCGGTCGATGGCCCGGAGGCAGCGGGCCAGCAGCGACTCCGCATCCACCTGCATCCCGCCGTCCGCCGTGGACTCCCAGGTGTACAACTCGCGCGCGGCCTCCGCGAGCGGAACGCAGGACGCGTCCAGCCACTGCGCCCGCACGGACGACGAGCCCACGTCGACCGCGAGGATCCATGGCCCGCGCCGGGCGGGGGGAACGGCGATGCTCATGGGGGGCCCAATCTACCGCCGCGGGCGCGCCGCGGCCACGAACGAGACAAGGCGCCCCGCCAGCCGGCGAAGGCGCCCCGTCTCGCGGACCGCGATCAGAAATTCCCGGTCCCGCTGACCCCGCGGTTGTCGAAGTCCTCGCGCAGCCGCTCGGTTGCTTCCCGCGCCAGCCGGTGCGTTTCCTCCAGGTCCGCGCCGGCACCCGTGCCTGGCCCCGAACCGCTGGAACCGCCGGGCGAGCTGCTCATCCCGCCATGCCGCGACGGCCCGTCGCTTCCGTCCGAGCCGTGCAGGTAGTCGGAGCCCGCCTGCCCTTCGCTCTTGCTCCAGTCCCGGCCCCCGCTCTCGGGACTGCTCATCCCGCTCACGTCGCCACCCGCGGCCGACATCGACTGTGCGGCACCCAGTCCTGAGCCCGTGCCCGGCGTGTTGTCGAGCCCCGCGGTATCCAGGTCCTGGTCCGTCGGATTCCGGTCGTTGTTCGCCATTGGGAGATCCCTGTGTTCTCGTGAGCAG containing:
- a CDS encoding gluconokinase, which translates into the protein MSIAVPPARRGPWILAVDVGSSSVRAQWLDASCVPLAEAARELYTWESTADGGMQVDAESLLARCLRAIDRAVAIGREAGIDPAAVALATFWHGLVGMDAEGCPVTPLTGWGDGRARAAAEVLRARLDSAEVHRRTGGFVHEAYPAARLVWLRGRAGDTFPRAATWGSIGEVLGLRLFGVARTSLSMASGTGLMDLRLMGWDDAVLDAVGLSPERLPQISDEPLRGLRPEFASRWPELASVPWFPALGDGGCASLGMGAVGRTVGLTVGTTAAVRVLRDDPAPTVPPGLWCYRLDARRTVTGRATSNAGNIFAWLRHVLALPPADELEAQLSAMRPAAHGMVVVPRLVPERPPRPGGPQWAVMAGMTPATGPVEIARAWLEAAAFTMADALEAVEADGGPAAEVVAGGGALHASPAWARMVADALGRPLRLAPDPETTLRGAALIAFERLGVIGDAMEFATADRTGVVLQPDAEAHEVYRAARKGFHPAG